The Alistipes finegoldii DSM 17242 DNA segment CACCCAGACGCCCGGCAACGGGATCGAGGACACCGATTTTGAAAACGATTCGAACAAAGAGTAAAGCAGAAATCCTATGAAACAGATATTTGCATGGTTATTCGCCGCGATTTTCTTCGCGGCAGGGTGCGCGCAGTCTCCCGATCTGGCGGAGCCGGTGCGGGGAGGCGGATATGAGAATGCCGACGGGCTGGTGATCGTGGCCGCCTGCCCGCCCGCGACCCGCACGGACATCGAAGAGGGTAAATCGACTTGGGAGGCGGGCGACCGCATCACGGTCGTTTACGACGGCGCGGCCTATGAATACACGGCCGCGGAAGCGGGACCGACGACCGCTTTCACGAGCGAAGCCGGCATCGCCGACTACGACGCTTCGAAGCCTTTGACGGCCTACTATCCCGCAACGACTGCCGAAGGGGTGGTCGCCGTGGAGGCCGAGCGGACGATTGCGCTCGACGCGGAGTCGCAGAGCAATCCGGCGCGGGCGCCGCTCGTGGGACTGCCCACTTCGGGGAATCTTGCCGAAGGTGCACTGGAGGTGACCTTCCGCAATATCTTCTCGGTCATCGAACTGCGTATCGACGCAGGGGAGTTGGCGAGTGCGGCGCAGTCGCTGACCGTCGAGCCGGCCGACGAAGCGGCTTTCGAAGGGTTTCTGTCGTTCGAAGGGACGGTAGACCCCGAAACGCTGGCGCTGACGCCCGCCGAGAACGGTACGGGCAACAGCTTGGTTTTCAACTTCGCCGAGGGCGTGGATCTGACCAAGCCCCAGACGATCAAATTCCCCGTCGGGCGTTTCAGATCCGAAGCGGGGCTGCGGCTTACGCTCGGCACGGCCGACGGCAAGAGCTATTCGAAGAATATCTACAAGACCGGCATCACCTCCTATGCCGAGCAGGGCGGCGTATTCCGCGCCAAGCATATGGCCAAGGCGCTTTACGCCTTCGCGCCGCAGGGCGGCATCAGCACGGCCGACGACCTGATCGAGTTCGCGGCGGCCGTGAATGCGGGCGAGACGCTCGCTCCGTGGCAGGACGACAAGGGCGTCGTGGTGCTGCTGGACGACATCGATCTGGCCGAGGTGACGGAGTGGACGCCGATCGGCGCGGCTACGTCCAAGCTGGCGAGCAATGCGCTTTCGATCACTTCGGGAAGACCTTTTACGGGTTATTTCGACGGACAGGGCCATACGATCCGCAACCTGAAGATGGTCTGCAAGGCCGCGCAGGCGACCTCGGCATGGGGATTCTTCGGGGCCGTGGCCAACGGGGCCGTGGTGGAGAACCTGATTTTCGACGCGAGCTGCTCGCTCGAAGACAAGGCGACGGCGGGCACCGACTGCGGTGTGGTGGCCGGTCTGGTTTACGAAGCAACCGTGCGCAACGTAGTCAATAAGGCTTCGATTGCCTTCGATGGGGCGGCTCCCGACGAAACTCGCATGACCATCGGCATGGTGGGACTCGCCTTTGCCGACAAAAACGGGGCGCGGCTCGAAAAACTGGTCAACCACGGCGCTCTGACGGCCACGTCGGGCGGCAACACCAAGAACGGCGCGACGGGCATTCACGTGGGCGGTATCGTCGGCTTCAGCTCGAACAAGAGCAACACGACGGCCGTGGTGACGATCGCCGAGTGCGCCAATTACGGAGACCTCGACACGCAGGTAGCCCGCGCTTCGGGTATCGTGGCCGCTGCGAACCGCTACACCGAGATCGAGAACTGCGTGAACGAAGGCGACAACGTCAATGCCTTTGCCACGGTAAATAGCGCCCGCATCGGCAACATTACCTGCATTACGGCAGTCGGGAGCAAGATCACCAATACCGTCAATCGCGGCAATGTGATCTGCAAGACGAGCGGCGCGGCGGGCGGCATCATCTGTCTGGTCAATGACGACGGCAACGCATTCGTCGGCTGCGAAAATTACGGGCTGGTGATTACCGACCGCGCCAGTTACAAGGGCACGCTCTTCGGGCAGTGCAACAAGGCGGCCAGATTCAGCGATTGCATCGCGCAGGGCGATCTGGGCGCTTACGAGGACGGCTCCTATGCGCTGGTCGGCGTGAACTACACGAATTACATGTCCTACATCGGCGACCACAATGCGACGGCCGTGCATGTGAACAGCCAGAACATCCTCTATTATCCCAACGGTTCGCAGGTGCCCGCCGAGCCGGAATTCGGCGTGAACCTTTCGTCGGTCGAGCTGAATGCGCAGGGCAGCAATGCCGCCGTCGTACAGCTTTCGTCGGTCGATTACGACTGGACGGTGAGCGCCGACGGGGATTGGGTGCATGTTACGGACCTTTCGGACGCACCCGTCGTTTCGGGTGTCAGGGACTCCGGCGTGCAGTATATCAAGATCGGGGCCGATGCCAATACGAAGACCGCGCCGCGGTCGGCGGTCGTCACGTTCGCTTCGACCGACGGCTCGAAAAGCGCGACGGTGAGGGTCGATCAGCAGGCGCGGGGCGAAGCGTTCCCCAGCAAGTGGGTGTTCCAAGCTTCGACGCTGCCGCTTTACGGCTCGTCGTGGACCGACGACAACGTCATTCCTGCGACATCGGGCGCGGCGGGCTTCATTTCGGTCGTGCGCGGCGATGCGAATGCTTCGGCCGCTTTCAAGCGGAGCGTCGTTACGAACCGTCCTGCGGTTTCGACGATGGTCGAGGGCGACTACTGGCTCTATACCTTCCCGGTGGAGAATCTCGCCGCCAGATCGGTCGTCGATTTCAACGCCACGATGGCGGGTGAGGCCAATTCGCCCAAATACTTCATCGTCGAATACCTCGACGGCGGAGTCTGGAAGAGCGTCGAGGCCGATCTGCTCACGGCTCCGGAAAACCCGGCGGTCCGCTATACCTACAAGTGTTCGGGCACTGCCACCGGGTCCTCGTATCAGCACGCGACCGTCATGCAGACGATGCGCTTCGAAAACGCCGTGACCGACGGCGAAGTGAAAATCCGCTGCCGCGCCGTGGGACCCTATACCTGCGCGGGCGGTACGCAGAACATCACGGCGACCAACGCCGCCAGCTCCATTCCTCCCTACGGATTTACGGGCAGCTACGTGCAGAACTTCGGCACGGCGACGCCCCGCGACACCAAGAAGGTGCTGTGTCTGGGCAACTCGTTCTCCTACTACAGCAACCCTGCGTGGATGCTCAAGGAGATCGCATGGCGCGAAGGGCATGCTCTCAACATCAAGGCTCACTTCAAAGGGTCGCAGACGCTGACCCAGCATCTGTCGCTGGGTTTCTCGACCGACGTCATCGAACAGGGCGGTTACGATTTCGCTTTCCTGCAGGACCAGAGCCAGAATCCCGCCAACTATGGCCGCGACGCCACGGCGTCGATCCTCACGGGCCTTACGACCTTGGCCGACAAGGTGCGCGCCGCGTCGCCTTCGTGCAAGGTGATTCTGGAGGAGACGTGGACCTTCTCGTCGGCGTCCTACGGCGGCTTTACCGATTTCCCGACCTTCGAGACCTATAACGACGCCGGAGCCAAAGCCATGGCAAAGGCCGCCGGGACTTGGGTGTCGCCGATCGGCCCCGCCTTCAGGCAGGTGCGCGAGGGCGGTTCGGGCATCAACCTCTACTACTCGGACAGCAAGCATCAGTCGGAGTACGGCGCATACCTGAAGGCCTGCGTCAATTATCTGGTGCTTTTCGGCGAGCGGTTCGGCGCAGATCCGGCCGACTGCGGATTGAATCCCGACAAGGCGGCCTACCTGCGTTCGGTGGCCGAGCAGATCGTGCTGGGTAACGAGGGCGACTATTTTATCGAACGATAAACCAAATTGCATAAACTTTTATGAAGAGACTTGTCAGCTGTATTCTGGCCATCCCCGCATTGTTGTGGGGATGCGCCGGACCTAAAACCGCCGCTCCGGAATACCCGACGCATGCGGCGAAAATCGTGGCCGAGATTCACGATCCCGCGTCGAAATACGTCGTGGTGGCTTCGCACCGCGGAGACTGGCGCAACTATCCGGAGAATTCGATTCCCGCCATCGAGTCGGTGATCCGCATGGGCGTCGATATCATGGAGCTGGACCTCAAACTGACGAAGGACAGCGTGTTGGTGCTCTGCCACGACCATACCATCGACCGGACCACTACCGGGCGGGGACGTGTGTGCGACATCACCTATGATTCGATTCAGCGCTGCTTCCTGCGTACGGCGCACGGCGTGCGTACGCCCCAGAAGATGCCGACCCTGCGCGAAGCGCTGGAGGTCTGCAAGGACCGTATCGTGGTGAATATCGACCAAGGATATGAGTTTTACGACATGGCGCTGAAGATCAGCGAGGAGCTCGGCGTGACGGAGCAGATGCTCATCAAGGGCAAGCGTCCGGCGGAGGCCGTCGCCGCCAAATTCGGCGAATACGAGCACAACATGATGTATATGCCGATCATCGACATTCTCAAACCGCAGGGACAGAAGCTTTTCGACGAATACATGTCGAAGGGTATCGTGCCGCTGGCCTACGAGGTTTGCTGGAACGAGTACACGCCCGAAGTGAAGGATTGCATGGAAAAGGTGGTGGAGAGCGGATCGAAACTTTGGGTCAATTCGTTGTGGGAGTCGCTCTGCGGCGGCTTGTGCGACGATGCGGCGTGGGAGAGCGACGATCCCGGCTCGGTTTACGGCAAGCTGCTCGACATGGGCGCGACGATGATTCAGACCGACCGTCCGGAGCTGCTGATCTCCTACCTGCGTTCGCAGGGGCGGCACGACTGACCGCCGCACCGGCGGAGGGGTCTCGGAAGAGGGAGCGCCCCGTTATGAAAAGAGCCGTCACTCGCTGCGAGTGACGGCTCTTTTATTCGCTGCTCCGGCCGCGTCAGTCGAAAAGCTCGTTCAGGACGGCGGCCAGCCGGTAACCGGCATTGCGGATCTGGTGTTCGACCAGCGGCAGGGCCTTGTTCAGGAAGTCCTGTCCCAGCCGCTCGTCGGGCTTGGCCCACTCGAACTGCACTTCGCAGGTCACGGCGCTGTCGTGCAGCCAGTCGCGCGGCGTGCCGGCCTGCACGGCGGCCTTCTCCCGCTTCGATGCGCGGTCCAGCTCGCCGGCCCACTCGGTGACGGACCAGATACGGGTCGTGGTGATGATCTCGTTGTCCCAGACGTGGTGGACGTAATACTTGTGGGGCTTGTGGTACTTGTCTTCGAACAGCACGTCGTACTTCGTGTTGTGGGTCGTGTATTTGATATGCGCAGGGCAGTGCATGTCGCCGACCAGATGGATGACGTATTTCAGATTGACCGCTACGGCCGAGTCGGTCAGGCTGCGGTAATCCCTGAGGTTGCGGATCGCCAGCTCAAGCCCGTAAACGGCATTGCCCTTTCCCGGCTTGAGCAGTTCGTCGCCGTAGCGCAGGTCCGCACCCACGGGCGCCGTGTGCCAGTCGTTGGTGAAGGCGTATTCGGGCGTCTGGCGGTATTCGTCCATCCATTTGGCGTAGTAGACGACGGAGTGCCCGCCGAGATACTTCTCGATCCGTTTCTTGGCCCGTTTGGTGAGGTTGCGTTCGGCGATCTTGGCGATCGTTTCGTGGCCTTCGCGGCCCCACGCCCGCGCAGGTTCGGAAGCGGAGAGGGAGAGAGCTGCCGCAAAGAGCAGCAAAAGCAGTTTTTTCATGGTCTCGATGGTTTTGGTGAGTCTGTTTTTTCGAAGAAGAGGTATCCCGGTCACCGGAATACCTCTTCTTTGTGTCGCGGAGCAAAGGGGCGTCAGAAGCTCAGTCCGTCTTCGTAACCCGGATTCTGGCTCAGTGCGCCGCCCGTGGCCACGCGCTGGTCGGTCGGGATCGGCCACAGATAGTCGCGGCCCTCCTCCCATTTGTAGGTGCGGCCCCGGAAGCAGACGATATAGCCGCTCGTGCCTTCGGTCAGCTGGGCGTCCTTACCTTCGCCGATTTCGAGCATCGCGTCGCAGGTCGTGGCGGGCTTGGTGCCGCTCCAGAGGCAGAGGTCCATCTTGCCGTCGCCGTTCATGTCGTATTCGCCCAGCGAGGGGAAGTAGCAGCCGAGGAAGCCGTCGAGTCCGTTCGACGAGGGAACCAGCTGGGCGCCCTCCTTCCAGCGGAGCATATCCCACTGGCGCAGGCCTTCGCAGGGAAGTTCGACGGTGCGTTCGCGGCGGATTTCGAGGATCACGCCTTTGTTCGCTCCGGAATTGACGTTGGGGTAGTAGCTGGCCATCAGCGGATCGGGATTGTTGTTGGCGGCCGTCATGTCGAGGGCCGGCATGCCCACGCGGTCGCGGACGACGTCCACGGTCAGGGCGATGTCTTCCGGGGTCAGCGTACCCAGCTCGGCCTTGGCCTCGGCGTAGGTGAGCAGGATTTCCGGATAACGGAATACCGGCCAGTCGGTAGTCGAGGTGGTGGCGCCGTTATGCGTGTCGTCGCTCACGAACTTGATGAAGCGGTAACCCGTCATGTCGTAGCTCTTGCAGTCCTCGATCACCTCGTCGATGCCGTTCAGGTCCACGTATCCCGGAGCCATGAGCGTCTGCGCCATGCGCGGGTCGCGGTTCTGGAACTGCTGGTTGTAGGTCATGGTCTCGTATCCGGGCTGGTCCTGAATCTTCGAGCCGTCGGCCATCAGGTAGTGGTTCACCAGCCGCTGCGTGGCGCTGTGGCGCATGTTGCGGAACGTGAATTGGATGCCGTGGCGTACGAGGATGTCGGCGTTGAAGCGCATCGAGAGGATCGTCTCCTTGGCGTCGCCGTCTTCGAGGATGAAATATTCGCGGTAGGGGGCGTCGAGTTTGAGCGTATTGCCTTTGTAGAGCGAATATTTGTTCTGCTCCATGACGGCCCATGCGGCGTCGGCGGCCAGTTGGAGGAAATAGTCGGCCGAGATGGTCACCCCGTCGATCGTCTCGTCGGCGATGCCGTGGTATTTGCGGAAGGTGCCTTCGTAGAGCGCGGCGCGGGCCTTCATGGCGCGGGCGGCGTTTTTGCTCAGGCGGTAGAGCGCGTCGCTCGGCCAGTTGTCGGGCAGGTCCGTGATGGCGCGGTCGAGGTCCTCCATGACCTTCTTCATCACGAATCCGCGGCTGTCGCGCGGCCGTTTGAGCGAAGCCCAGTCGTTCGACGGAATCACGAAGTCGTAATAGGGGATGTCGCCGTATTTGCGCACCTTTTCGAAGTAGAACAGCGCGCGGAAGAAATAGGCCACGCCGTCGTAGCGCTGGCGGATCGTCTCGTCGGGGCAGTTGCCCGAACGTTCGAGGTAGTAGTTGATGTAACGCAGGTAGGCCCATGCGCTTGTGCCCCAGTTTTCGGTGGCCGGGGAGCGCGTGCCCTGCTGTACGGAGCTGAGGTTCTTGGCGATCTGGATGTCGGAGACCTGAATGGCATCGGTGTCGGGACCTGCGAAGAGACTGTAGAAGCGGTTGGTCCAAAGCTCCAGCTCCGCTTCGCTCGAAAAGAACGTATTGGGCGAAAGGTTCGTTTCCGGCTCCTTGGTCAGGAAGTCGTCGCAGCCCGACAGCGCCAGACTCATCGAAACGAATATCAATATTTTGCTGATAGTTTTCATGGTTGATCGAAATAATGCTTTCCGGTTAGTTTAGAAGGTGATGTCCACGCCTACGGAGAAGGTCCGCGAATAGGGATACAGACAGTCGTTGGTGGCGCTGGTCGTGGCTACTTCGGGATCGACCGTCTTGCTGTAGCGCTTCAGGGGCGACCAGTAGGCGAGGTTCTCGCCCGATACGTATACGCGGACCTTTTCGAGGATGCGCTTGTTGATCGGGATGGTGTAACCCAGCGTGATGTTCTTCAGGCGGATGTACGAGGCGTCCTGCAGGTAGCGGTCGGTTTTGACGTTCATCGAACCTGCGCTCGAAGTCTGGTAGCTGCGCCGGCGGGGGAAGTAGGTGTTGCGGTTGTCCTCGCTCCACGCCAGCCGCTCGAAGTCCTTGGCGATGAACGTGGTGGTCGGGAAGCTGTAGGGTCCCCAGAAGTAGTAGCAGTTGGCGCTGGGCATCCAGTCGATCTTGCCGACGCCTTGGAAGAAGACCGCGAAGTCGAAGCCGTTCCAGTTCAAGTCGCCGCGGATCGAGTAGGTGTAACGCGGCAGGCTGTTGCCGATGACGCGCATGTCGCCCGGATTCTTGACCGTACCGTCGCCGTTGTTGATGATGTTGTTGCCGTCGAGGTCGCGGAAACGGACGTCGCCCGCCATGAGGTGCGCCGCCGAAGCGTCGGAGCTGGTGTAGACGCGGTTGTTGACCGCCTTGTCGTTGATCTGCGCCTGATAGCGTGCCGCCTCCTCGTCGGTCTTGAACAGTCCGTCGGTGCGGTAGCCCCAGAGTTCGCCGAGCGTCTCGCCCACGTAATGGTCGGTGAGCAGCATGTCGTCGTTCTTATACTTGGTGATCTTGGACTTGTAGTCGCCCAGCGATGCCGAAATGCCGTAGGAGAAGGGTTTGCCGGCCACCATGTGGCGGTCGCGCCAGCTGACGGTGATTTCGTAGCCCTTGGTGCGCAGGTCGGCGCAGTTCTCCTTGGGCGAGGGCGCTCCGAAGACGTCGGGCAGCGTGAGCGACGTGGTGAGCATGTCCTTGGTGTCGCGGATGTAGAGGTCGGCCGTGACGTTGAGGCGGTTTTTGAGGAAGCCCAGATCGAAACCGAGGTTGTAGGTTACGACCGTCTCCCACGTAAGTCCGTCGCTGATGGGGTTCGACGCCGAGGCGTAATTGGCCTTTTCCGTGCCGTTGAAGGTGTAGCCCAGCTGGCCGGTCGAGATCGTTTCGATGTAGTAGTAGTTCGACACCTGCTGGTTGCCGAGCGAGCCGTACGAGAAGCGCACCTTGGCGTTGTCCCACCAGTTGCGCATCGGCTCCCAGAATTTCTCCTCCGAGATGCGCCATCCGGCCGATGCCGAGGGGAAGAAGCCCCAGCGGTCGTTGGCGGCGAAGCGCGACGAACCGTCGTAGCGTGCCGATACTTCGAAAAGGTACTTGCCGGCGTAGTCGTAGTTCGCACGGGCGAAATAACCCAGCGTCCGGTAGGCCGTATTCGACTCGACGCAGCGTTCGATCTCGCCCTGCGCCATGTTGATGAAGCTCAGCTTCTCGCTCAGCGACCCTTTCTGGCGGACGCTCAGTTTCGACGAGCGGAAGTCCTCGAAGTTGCCGCCGGCTACGGCCGAGAAGTTGTGCTTGCCCCACGAGTGGCCGTAATCGAGGTAGGCGTTGACCACATGGCCGTTATAGTAGTAGCGGTCCTCCTGATAGAAGTCGTAGATCGAACCGTTGGTGAAATCGACCACGGCGGTCTGCGTCGCGTTCCATGTGTTGGCCGTCGGATAGGAGCGGTAGGCTCCGAGGTTGTCGCGGCGGCGGTAGGTGTAGTCGGCGTTGAGTTTCAGATCCTTGTTGCGCGTGAGGTCGAACGTCACCCGGTTGGTGATGATGTAGTAGTTGTTCTTGCGCGAGTTCTTGTTGCGTCCGTCGGCGAATACGCCGCCGCGTCCGCTGGCGATCGGCGAGTTGGCGAACTGGATGCCGTTGGAATAAACGAACGTGGTGCCGTCGGGGTTGACCGGAACGAACGTCGGGCTGATGTTGTTGGCCACGTTGAAGAGGATGCCGTTGGAGTTGAGCTCTTCGGAACCGTCCTGCTCCCAGTAACCGCCGTATTTGTAGTCGGTCACCTCCATGCTGATGTTGTTCGAGTAGTGCATCCACGGCGTTACTTCGGCGGCGATCTTCGTGCGGAACGAGTAGCCGTTGTAGATATCCTCGGCGCCATGGTTGAACAGGCCTTCACGGTAGAGGTAGCGGCCGCTGACGTAGTAGTTGATCTTGTCGTTGCCGCCCGTGAGCGAAATGTTGTGCTCGGTTTCGGGACGGCTGCGCTTGAACATGTAGTCGTACCAGTCGAAGTTGCCCAGATAGCGGTATTTGCCGTTGCTGTCGGTGATGACCCACGGGCGGTCGGGATGCTCGGTCTTGTCGTTGCGGCGGTCGTAGAGCATCTGCATCTCCTCGTCCGTGTAGTTCCAGCCCACATAGCCTTTCGATGGGTAGCAGAATTCGTTGGTGAGTTTCACGTAGTCGTATCCCGACGTGATGAAGTCGGTCGAGGTGGTGTTCCACGACACGCCGTAGCGGCCGTTGTAATTGACTTTCAGCGTGCCGGCCTTACCGCTCTTGGTGGTGATGAGCACCACGCCGGCCGAAGCCTTGGCGCCGTAGATCGAGCAGGCCGAAGCGTCCTTGAGCACCGATACCGATTCGATGTCGTTGGGGTTGACCTGCGCCAGCGACGCTTCGATGCCGTCGACGAGCACCAGCGGGCTGCCACTGTTGAGCGATACTGCGCCGCGGATCTTGACGTCGTAGTTCTTGCCTTCGATCGAGCCGCTGCCGAGCGTCAGCAGCAGCGACGGATCGGCGCCCTGCAGGGCTGCGGCCGTATTGGTCACGGGACGGTTGTTGAGGTCCTTGCCGCTGATGGTGCCCACGGCGCCCGTGACGTTCACGCGCTTCTGCTGGCCGTAGCCGACCACGACCACCTCGTCGATGGCCGCCGAGCTTTCCACGAGGGTAATGTCGATGGCGGCGTAGGAGTTGACTTCGACCGTCCGGGGCTGGTAGCCGATGAACGAGATGACGAGCTTCGCCGGAAGCTTGACGTTCTCCAGCGAGAAGTCGCCGTTGCTCATCGTGGTGGTGCCGTTGTTGGTGCCGTCCACGATGATCGTGGCACCCGGAACGGGCAGCCCCAGATTGTCTTTCACCACGCCTTTGAGCTGGTTCTTATCCGCGGCGAGGCTCTTCGGAGCTGCCTTGGTTACGGAGATGCTTTTGCCCGTAATCGTGTAGGTGATGTCCTGATCGGCGAAGATCTGGGCCAGAACCTCGTCGATCGACGCGTTCTGCGCCGAGATGCTGACGCGGCGCTGCATGTCGACGCCGGCCGATTTGATGGCCACGGAGTAGTTCTCCCGCTGATTGAGGGCTTCGATGGCCTCCTTGACCGTTACATTCGTGAGTTTGAGGTCGATCGCCTGCGCCAGAGCCGGGCTGGGAAGCGCCAGCAGGCAGAGTGCGAACAAACCCACGATCGCACGCGCATGGAAAAGTGCGGTTCGATTGTAAAGTTTTTTCATAGGTTGAAGTTTTAATGTTGTAGTTTTTTGTTGCTGTTTCGCGGTTATTTCTTTCGGGATATGTAGATCACGTCGTTGCGTTCGCGGATGGACATCGATTTGTCGGTGTTGAGCGTGCCGAGGATCTTGAGCAGCGACTCGTTGTTGGTGAAGAAGGCGTAGAAGCGCACGCCGGCCAGTTCGGGATCGGTGATGATGATTTTCTGGTCGAAGCAGCGGGCCAGCTGTGCGGTGATGCCGTCGAGCGACTCGTTGAAGAAGTAGAAGCCGCCGCCCGTGGCGCGCGATTTATAGTTTTCGCTCTGGAAAGAGGTCATTTCCAGCGCTCCCGTCAGGCGGTCGTACTGCGCGACGTCGTTGCGGACCATGACGACCTCGTCGTCGCATTTGTCGCTGTTCACGTCGAAACGCACGCTGCCCTCGACCAGCGCCACTTCGACCAGCTGGTCGCTGTTGTAGGCCCGCATGTTGAATTTGGTGCCGAGGACTTCGACCTCGACGTCGCCGGCCGAGATGACGAAGGGATGCCGCTTGTCGTGCATGACTTCGGCGTAGACCTCGCCGTCCACGAAGATTTTGCGCTGGCGGCCGTTGAAGTGGGTCGGATAGGTTACGCGGGTGCCCGAATTGAGCCACAGGAGCGTTCCGTCGGCAAGGCGCAGCTCGCTGCGCTGGCCCGCCGGCACGAGCACCTCCTCCCATTCGGGAGTGTGCGCGATCTTGGTGTAGAGGAGCGAGACGGCGATCAGCAGCGGGACGATCAGCACGGCGGCGATCCGCTGCGTCCACCGGACGACGGTCGTCAGACGGCGCGGTGCGGTGCGCGCCGGAACGGAATGGCCGATGCGGCGGCAGAACTCTTCGAACGCAGCCTGCGCCAGCGCGGGGTTTTCGCTCCGCACCTCGTCGAGCAGGGCGCCGAGCAGCCGGTCGGCTTCGGACGAATTGCCGTTGTCGGCGAACCATTGCTGGATGCGGACCTCCTCGCCGTCGTTGCAGCGGCCGTAGAAGTAGTCCCGGACTTTATCTAATGTCGGTTTGTTCATCTCTTCATGCGTTTTATCGGCAGCCCGATGCTGCCGGTTACTACATAAAGAACAAACGAAAGCCCCGCACTACGTAACGGGGCCGGAAGATTTATCGGGGAAATTTCAGGGCAGGATGTCCAGAAAGACGATGATGGCCGGAATGATGTTGAGGTATTTGCGCAGCTCCTTCAGCGCCAGCTCAAGATGCTTGTCCACGGTGCGTACCGACAGGTTCAGTTGTTCGGCGATCTCCCTGCTCGGCATGTGCTCGAAACGCGACATGCGGAAAATCTGCTGCCGCTGCGGGGGCATCTTTCCGACGATGGTCTCGACCTGCTCGGCAGTCTCCGCCAGATCGAGCTTCTCCTCGATCTCGTTCCGCGAAGGCAGGTTTCCCCCCCCCTTGCTTTCGGTCTGCGCGATAGCCTCCTTTAGGGTCGTGAACGTGCGGCTCTTGGTGCGGAAGTAGTTGTATATCTCGTGTTTGGCCAGCACGAAAAGGTAGTTGCGGATGGATTTGGCCGCATCCAGCTTTTCGCGGTTCAGCCAAACTTTCATGAAGATATTCTGCGCGATGTCCTCCGCAACGGCGGTCTCTTTGGTCATGCCCTTGATGAAGGCGAAGAACGTCGGGTAGTATTTGTGGAACAGCACCTCGTAACCCGCGATGTCGCCGCGGATGAGCTGCCTGAGCAGGTCCTGCTCTTGCGGATCGCAATTGACGAAGGTGTTATAAACGGATTCTTTCATTATCGGGACTACGTTCCGGAAACAGCATGCCTTTCCCTGCAGCACTCGGATCTGCTCTGAAAAAAGAGGGTGGGTGCGGAAGATGCTATGACGAAGATAAGCATAATCTTTCGAAAAACAAGCGGCAATCCGGGGAATTAACACCCCGGTCGCCGAATTTTAACGGGGCTGCAACAATTCCCCGAAGATACCTATTTTTATATATAAAGGGCCGCGGGAGTGCGCAGTGCGGGGCGGTTTATCGGGCGGTCTCTTGGTCGAAGACCGCATCGAAGGCCGCGCGCAGACGGGCTTCGTCGCGGATCAGCGCCCGCAGCTCCTCCTGTTTGCGGGCGTTGTCCGATTCGGGAATCCAGAGCCGGAGGTAACCGCCTTCGGCGTACTTTTTCCGCAGGTGCGCAAGACAGCGTTCGAAGTGTCCCTCGCGGTCGAGTGCGGGGCAGTGGGACAGACCGTACTGCACCGTACGGCGGAGCACGGTCGCGGGGTCGATGCAGCGGTCGGCCTCGGCGACGATGCGTCCGTAGATCGTGCGGGGTGCATGGTCGGACGAGGCCCGGTGGTCCTCGACGGCGTCGCGCATGACGGCCAGCTGCTCTGCGGTGAACCAGCGCCGCAGCTCCGTGTCGGCGAGCAGGATTTCGCCCGAATGGATGTGGTGCAACTCCCGGCCGCGGGCCAGCCC contains these protein-coding regions:
- a CDS encoding BACON domain-containing protein, translated to MKQIFAWLFAAIFFAAGCAQSPDLAEPVRGGGYENADGLVIVAACPPATRTDIEEGKSTWEAGDRITVVYDGAAYEYTAAEAGPTTAFTSEAGIADYDASKPLTAYYPATTAEGVVAVEAERTIALDAESQSNPARAPLVGLPTSGNLAEGALEVTFRNIFSVIELRIDAGELASAAQSLTVEPADEAAFEGFLSFEGTVDPETLALTPAENGTGNSLVFNFAEGVDLTKPQTIKFPVGRFRSEAGLRLTLGTADGKSYSKNIYKTGITSYAEQGGVFRAKHMAKALYAFAPQGGISTADDLIEFAAAVNAGETLAPWQDDKGVVVLLDDIDLAEVTEWTPIGAATSKLASNALSITSGRPFTGYFDGQGHTIRNLKMVCKAAQATSAWGFFGAVANGAVVENLIFDASCSLEDKATAGTDCGVVAGLVYEATVRNVVNKASIAFDGAAPDETRMTIGMVGLAFADKNGARLEKLVNHGALTATSGGNTKNGATGIHVGGIVGFSSNKSNTTAVVTIAECANYGDLDTQVARASGIVAAANRYTEIENCVNEGDNVNAFATVNSARIGNITCITAVGSKITNTVNRGNVICKTSGAAGGIICLVNDDGNAFVGCENYGLVITDRASYKGTLFGQCNKAARFSDCIAQGDLGAYEDGSYALVGVNYTNYMSYIGDHNATAVHVNSQNILYYPNGSQVPAEPEFGVNLSSVELNAQGSNAAVVQLSSVDYDWTVSADGDWVHVTDLSDAPVVSGVRDSGVQYIKIGADANTKTAPRSAVVTFASTDGSKSATVRVDQQARGEAFPSKWVFQASTLPLYGSSWTDDNVIPATSGAAGFISVVRGDANASAAFKRSVVTNRPAVSTMVEGDYWLYTFPVENLAARSVVDFNATMAGEANSPKYFIVEYLDGGVWKSVEADLLTAPENPAVRYTYKCSGTATGSSYQHATVMQTMRFENAVTDGEVKIRCRAVGPYTCAGGTQNITATNAASSIPPYGFTGSYVQNFGTATPRDTKKVLCLGNSFSYYSNPAWMLKEIAWREGHALNIKAHFKGSQTLTQHLSLGFSTDVIEQGGYDFAFLQDQSQNPANYGRDATASILTGLTTLADKVRAASPSCKVILEETWTFSSASYGGFTDFPTFETYNDAGAKAMAKAAGTWVSPIGPAFRQVREGGSGINLYYSDSKHQSEYGAYLKACVNYLVLFGERFGADPADCGLNPDKAAYLRSVAEQIVLGNEGDYFIER
- a CDS encoding glycerophosphodiester phosphodiesterase family protein, encoding MKRLVSCILAIPALLWGCAGPKTAAPEYPTHAAKIVAEIHDPASKYVVVASHRGDWRNYPENSIPAIESVIRMGVDIMELDLKLTKDSVLVLCHDHTIDRTTTGRGRVCDITYDSIQRCFLRTAHGVRTPQKMPTLREALEVCKDRIVVNIDQGYEFYDMALKISEELGVTEQMLIKGKRPAEAVAAKFGEYEHNMMYMPIIDILKPQGQKLFDEYMSKGIVPLAYEVCWNEYTPEVKDCMEKVVESGSKLWVNSLWESLCGGLCDDAAWESDDPGSVYGKLLDMGATMIQTDRPELLISYLRSQGRHD
- a CDS encoding S1/P1 nuclease, which codes for MKKLLLLLFAAALSLSASEPARAWGREGHETIAKIAERNLTKRAKKRIEKYLGGHSVVYYAKWMDEYRQTPEYAFTNDWHTAPVGADLRYGDELLKPGKGNAVYGLELAIRNLRDYRSLTDSAVAVNLKYVIHLVGDMHCPAHIKYTTHNTKYDVLFEDKYHKPHKYYVHHVWDNEIITTTRIWSVTEWAGELDRASKREKAAVQAGTPRDWLHDSAVTCEVQFEWAKPDERLGQDFLNKALPLVEHQIRNAGYRLAAVLNELFD